In one Thermodesulfobium acidiphilum genomic region, the following are encoded:
- the purC gene encoding phosphoribosylaminoimidazolesuccinocarboxamide synthase has translation MELLYEGKGKQVFLTEDPDLVVFRFKDEATAFDGVKKESFGGKGEICATITEILMNLLEKGGVKTHFVKRISQNEMLVKRCTMLPIEVVVRNYSAGSIAKNLGLKEGIKFPFPIKDLFYKSDELHDPMLNDDRAVALGFLTFDDLDVLYKNALKVNEILSNFLLEKGIILADFKLEFGKFKDSILLADEITPDSMRLWDKDTLEPFDKDRFRFDLGDLLAGYRLFLEKITS, from the coding sequence GTGGAACTTTTGTATGAAGGAAAGGGAAAGCAAGTATTTTTGACAGAAGACCCTGATCTGGTTGTTTTTCGATTCAAGGATGAAGCGACGGCATTTGATGGAGTGAAAAAAGAATCCTTTGGCGGCAAAGGAGAGATATGTGCAACTATTACAGAAATTCTAATGAATCTTCTTGAAAAGGGTGGCGTAAAGACACACTTTGTAAAGAGAATCTCCCAAAATGAAATGTTGGTCAAAAGGTGCACAATGCTGCCTATAGAAGTAGTAGTACGTAACTATTCTGCCGGTTCGATTGCAAAGAATCTTGGACTTAAGGAAGGCATAAAATTTCCGTTCCCTATTAAAGACCTTTTTTACAAAAGTGATGAGCTTCACGATCCTATGCTAAACGACGATAGAGCAGTTGCGCTTGGATTCTTAACCTTTGATGATCTTGACGTGCTGTACAAGAATGCACTCAAGGTGAATGAAATTCTTTCTAACTTTCTTTTAGAAAAAGGAATTATACTTGCCGACTTCAAGCTTGAGTTCGGAAAGTTTAAGGATTCAATATTATTGGCTGACGAGATTACTCCTGATTCGATGAGACTATGGGATAAGGATACTCTTGAGCCTTTTGACAAAGATAGGTTCAGATTTGATTTAGGTGATTTGCTTGCTGGCTATAGGCTATTTTTAGAAAAGATAACCAGCTAA
- the plsY gene encoding glycerol-3-phosphate 1-O-acyltransferase PlsY, which translates to MSLQNFFPYLFFLIISYIIGSLPFSHWIALSKGCDLRKVGSGNVGATNVYRVLGLRYAIFAGLLDAMKGFFPVFFARFVFFSNSEIFAILVGFAAMFGHISSPFMNFKGGKGVATGAGAFLGIDPGALTVGFIVWFITLKRTKIMSLASIFGATSVLIYEILIGFIYLKVVSLIAFLVILYRHRDNIKRLLRGEELRLK; encoded by the coding sequence ATGAGTCTTCAGAATTTTTTCCCCTATTTATTTTTTTTGATTATATCCTATATAATAGGAAGTCTGCCTTTTTCGCATTGGATAGCGCTTTCAAAGGGATGCGATCTTAGAAAAGTTGGAAGCGGCAATGTAGGCGCTACCAACGTATACAGGGTGCTTGGTTTAAGATATGCTATTTTTGCAGGACTTCTTGATGCTATGAAGGGATTTTTTCCGGTTTTCTTTGCAAGATTTGTTTTTTTCTCAAATTCTGAGATATTCGCTATTTTAGTTGGATTTGCTGCAATGTTTGGGCATATAAGTTCACCCTTTATGAACTTTAAGGGAGGCAAAGGTGTAGCTACTGGTGCAGGGGCCTTTCTGGGCATTGATCCGGGAGCTTTAACTGTTGGTTTCATCGTATGGTTTATAACCTTAAAGAGAACAAAAATAATGTCTCTTGCATCTATATTTGGTGCAACAAGTGTGTTAATATATGAGATATTGATAGGCTTTATATATCTGAAAGTCGTGTCTTTGATTGCCTTTTTGGTAATACTATATAGACACAGGGATAACATCAAAAGATTACTAAGAGGTGAGGAGTTAAGGCTGAAGTGA
- the der gene encoding ribosome biogenesis GTPase Der, with translation MKRLPVVVLAGRANVGKSTLFNRLLKQSYSMVSSVPGTTRDFHEGIFRYTDSTAITLVDLPGVLEGDYFSELAFEKSKKIIEKSDLIVQIVEAKGLTNVDEEITLYLRKFNKPMILAINKCEGKVDLSDFYLLGIEDMVEISAYHGLNIYQLEDLIFSKLTGQKFEESSPIVFGIFGAPNVGKSSLANAILEEERFIVSNFAGTTREVVAKPFRRLGKSWLLLDSAGIKRRKSYDKELDGLSVSRSISAMKAPMGILVIDASRLVTHQDKRIASLMIERTGASIIFLNKKDLIPHSSLGVVYNNVKSDLKFMDSPLLFGSALTGESVHLVLENLKDLWERAMTSYSKKDILEAIREAVLRRPITLENKTLVIRNVRFESKFPLEIHIKSNVRSDLVPKSYLRYLTNTVKKELGMRGINLRMEFKD, from the coding sequence ATGAAAAGACTTCCTGTTGTAGTTCTAGCGGGTAGGGCAAATGTAGGGAAGTCTACGCTTTTTAATAGATTGCTCAAACAAAGCTATTCAATGGTTTCATCTGTACCCGGAACTACGAGAGACTTTCATGAAGGCATTTTTAGATATACCGATTCAACAGCTATAACTTTAGTGGATTTGCCAGGCGTTCTCGAAGGAGATTATTTTTCTGAACTTGCTTTCGAAAAGTCTAAAAAAATTATCGAAAAGTCTGATCTGATTGTTCAGATAGTAGAAGCAAAGGGCCTTACCAACGTGGACGAAGAGATAACTTTATATTTGAGAAAATTTAATAAACCCATGATTCTTGCAATAAATAAATGCGAAGGGAAAGTTGATTTATCGGATTTTTATTTACTTGGGATTGAAGATATGGTAGAGATAAGTGCCTATCACGGCCTGAATATATATCAGCTTGAAGACTTAATATTTAGCAAATTAACAGGACAAAAATTCGAAGAGTCCAGCCCTATTGTATTTGGTATATTTGGTGCTCCGAACGTAGGAAAATCATCTCTTGCCAATGCAATTCTTGAGGAGGAGAGATTTATAGTTTCAAACTTTGCAGGCACAACAAGAGAAGTAGTAGCAAAACCATTTAGAAGACTTGGTAAAAGCTGGCTTTTATTGGATAGCGCAGGCATAAAGAGAAGAAAGTCTTATGACAAAGAGCTCGATGGATTGAGCGTTTCAAGAAGTATATCTGCTATGAAGGCTCCTATGGGAATTCTTGTTATAGATGCAAGTCGTCTGGTTACTCATCAAGACAAAAGGATTGCCAGTTTGATGATCGAAAGAACTGGCGCTTCAATAATCTTTCTAAACAAAAAAGATCTTATTCCTCACTCTTCTCTTGGAGTCGTATATAATAACGTAAAAAGCGATCTAAAGTTTATGGACTCTCCTCTATTATTTGGGTCTGCTTTAACAGGAGAAAGCGTTCACCTTGTATTAGAAAATCTTAAAGATCTCTGGGAAAGGGCCATGACCTCTTATAGCAAAAAGGATATTTTAGAGGCAATACGGGAAGCAGTCTTAAGGAGGCCTATAACATTAGAGAACAAAACACTTGTAATAAGAAATGTTAGGTTTGAGTCAAAGTTTCCCCTGGAAATTCATATCAAATCAAACGTTCGTTCAGATCTTGTTCCAAAGTCATATTTAAGATATTTAACAAATACAGTAAAAAAAGAGCTTGGTATGAGAGGTATAAATTTGAGAATGGAATTCAAAGATTAA
- the purB gene encoding adenylosuccinate lyase, producing MELNRYAQREMKAIFSEENKINLWLDIEMAVLKAWETEGVIPEGTYKAIRSNAKVDIKRIKEIESVVHHEIIAFLTVLAENVGEKSRFIHLGLTSSDILDTATSLQIKEANNLIYQELEKLESVLKDLVIKTKDILCVGRTHGVHAEPITFGFKLAGYLLELKRNKERLQNVSKEAAVGKISGAVGTYAHLNPNIERLTLEQLGLRPLEVSTQIIPRDIFANVFSAWALIGAFIERLALEIRHLQKTEVLEMEEPFYEGQKGSSAMPHKRNPILCERLDGMSRILRGNLIVSLENTALWHERDISHSSVERMIIPESAILTHYMIKTMIKILTDCKIYPDNMMENLNFRGKLICSQRLLLELVRKNMLREQAYKIVQALAMKAFNEKMNFEQIVRSDPEIKSYLSEEELNGVFDYKYFVRYVDEIVSRVI from the coding sequence ATGGAACTTAATAGATATGCTCAGAGAGAGATGAAGGCTATATTCTCTGAAGAAAATAAGATTAACCTGTGGCTAGATATTGAAATGGCGGTTTTAAAGGCATGGGAAACAGAAGGAGTTATTCCTGAAGGTACGTACAAAGCCATTCGCTCAAATGCAAAAGTGGATATTAAAAGAATAAAAGAGATAGAAAGCGTTGTTCATCACGAAATTATTGCATTCCTCACCGTCCTTGCAGAAAATGTTGGTGAAAAAAGTAGATTTATTCATCTTGGGCTTACATCTTCTGATATTCTTGACACTGCAACTAGCTTGCAGATAAAAGAGGCAAACAACCTTATCTATCAAGAGTTAGAGAAACTGGAATCTGTTTTGAAAGATCTGGTTATAAAGACCAAAGATATTTTATGTGTGGGCAGAACTCATGGAGTTCACGCTGAACCCATTACCTTTGGATTCAAACTTGCCGGTTATTTACTTGAACTGAAAAGAAATAAAGAAAGGCTTCAAAATGTTTCAAAAGAGGCCGCAGTGGGGAAGATTTCTGGTGCAGTAGGAACTTATGCTCACCTTAACCCAAATATAGAGCGACTAACCCTTGAACAACTTGGACTCAGACCCCTGGAAGTATCCACTCAGATAATACCAAGGGATATATTCGCAAACGTATTTTCTGCATGGGCATTGATTGGAGCATTTATAGAAAGACTTGCCCTTGAAATCAGACATTTGCAGAAAACTGAAGTATTAGAGATGGAAGAGCCTTTTTATGAAGGCCAAAAGGGTTCTTCTGCTATGCCTCACAAGAGAAATCCAATACTTTGTGAGAGACTTGACGGGATGTCAAGAATACTTAGAGGCAACCTTATAGTATCTCTTGAAAATACTGCACTCTGGCATGAGAGAGATATATCTCACTCCTCTGTGGAAAGGATGATCATACCAGAAAGCGCTATATTGACTCATTATATGATTAAGACTATGATTAAAATTCTAACTGATTGTAAAATATATCCAGACAATATGATGGAAAACCTTAACTTTAGAGGCAAGCTTATATGTTCTCAAAGGCTCCTTCTCGAACTTGTAAGAAAGAATATGTTAAGAGAACAGGCATACAAAATAGTTCAGGCGCTTGCAATGAAGGCGTTTAACGAAAAGATGAATTTTGAACAAATAGTTAGAAGCGATCCAGAAATAAAATCATATTTAAGCGAAGAAGAACTAAATGGTGTATTCGATTACAAATATTTTGTCCGTTATGTAGACGAAATAGTTTCAAGAGTAATATAA
- the ispH gene encoding 4-hydroxy-3-methylbut-2-enyl diphosphate reductase produces MTIKRASSLGFCYGVRLAHQKVLDALKKYQRVNTLGPLIHNEREVDRLSQLGVTIINSLDEVNAPVVVLRTHGVRRDTLERARKLGIEVIDATCPHVAKAQSIAHKFYNEGYRVVILGEIEHPEVQSILSYAPDATVVNENLEKFSFDKRVVERVGLLSQTTQPIEKLKLIASRMVELSQELVVANTVCFATRKRQEAAKELAGEVEAMIVIGGKASSNTKKLFLALSSYNIDVYQVEGVADLPESVSRYKRIGITAGASTPEWIIEEVESRLKSL; encoded by the coding sequence ATGACGATAAAAAGAGCCTCTTCTTTAGGTTTTTGTTATGGGGTCAGGCTTGCTCACCAGAAGGTTCTGGATGCGCTAAAGAAATATCAAAGAGTTAATACGCTTGGGCCACTAATACACAACGAGCGTGAAGTGGATAGACTTTCCCAATTGGGCGTTACTATAATAAACTCCCTTGATGAGGTTAACGCTCCTGTGGTAGTATTAAGAACTCATGGAGTAAGACGAGACACTCTTGAGAGAGCCAGGAAACTGGGTATAGAAGTAATAGACGCAACGTGTCCTCATGTGGCAAAGGCACAAAGTATTGCACATAAGTTCTATAATGAAGGGTATCGCGTAGTAATTTTAGGAGAAATTGAGCATCCTGAAGTGCAGTCGATTTTAAGCTATGCGCCGGATGCAACTGTAGTAAACGAAAATCTCGAAAAGTTTAGCTTTGACAAAAGAGTTGTGGAGAGGGTGGGATTACTCTCCCAGACAACACAGCCAATTGAGAAGTTAAAGTTAATTGCATCAAGGATGGTGGAACTATCCCAGGAACTAGTGGTAGCGAATACAGTTTGTTTTGCTACCAGAAAAAGGCAGGAGGCGGCAAAGGAGTTAGCAGGTGAAGTCGAGGCTATGATCGTAATAGGTGGAAAAGCCAGTTCAAATACAAAAAAGTTGTTTTTAGCTCTGAGTTCATATAATATTGACGTATATCAGGTTGAGGGTGTTGCCGATCTGCCCGAAAGCGTGTCAAGATATAAGAGAATTGGAATTACTGCAGGGGCATCTACGCCTGAGTGGATTATTGAAGAGGTAGAAAGTAGGTTAAAGAGTTTATGA
- a CDS encoding HU family DNA-binding protein — protein sequence MRKTDLINAVAEKCKGMTKKDCTGVVEAVFDSIKDALKRNEKVQLIGFGTFEVRERKERKGRNPRSKEEIIIPAMKTPGFKAGKALKEAVQPKKTEKKSVKGAKKK from the coding sequence TTGAGGAAAACAGATCTTATCAATGCAGTTGCTGAAAAATGTAAGGGTATGACTAAAAAGGATTGCACAGGTGTTGTGGAAGCCGTTTTTGACTCTATTAAGGATGCTCTTAAGAGGAACGAGAAAGTTCAGTTAATTGGTTTTGGCACCTTTGAAGTCAGAGAAAGAAAAGAGCGAAAGGGCAGGAACCCAAGGAGCAAGGAAGAAATAATTATTCCTGCCATGAAGACTCCAGGCTTTAAGGCTGGGAAGGCTTTGAAGGAAGCTGTTCAACCAAAAAAAACTGAAAAAAAGTCTGTTAAGGGCGCAAAGAAAAAATAG
- a CDS encoding NAD(P)H-dependent glycerol-3-phosphate dehydrogenase, with amino-acid sequence MIGVIGAGTWGTSFSTVIANRSDVMLFARDEEVVNSINSLHENLKYLKGIKLPLNVFATSDRKLISKIEDVVFSVPVQSIRQVIDDFRPFFKESVRILNLGKGIEISTLKRVSEIFKELLPTSRYSVLSGPNFAREVALKEFCATVVASEHEDESEYWQKLLIYPYFRVYTTDDVVGVEISGGLKNVIAIAAGVVKGLKYGDNSKAALITRGLAEITRLGLKLGARQETFFGLSGVGDLLLSCTSFQSRNFRAGVLLAEGYSLDDIKKRLGSIIEGIYTSEAAFKLSKKLGVDMPIAQQVFAIINKEASIKDAIDLLTSRKPLKEFY; translated from the coding sequence GTGATAGGTGTTATAGGTGCGGGAACGTGGGGAACTTCCTTTTCTACGGTAATTGCAAATAGAAGTGACGTGATGTTGTTCGCAAGAGACGAAGAGGTTGTCAATAGTATAAACTCTCTTCATGAAAACTTAAAGTATCTAAAGGGTATTAAGCTACCCCTAAACGTTTTTGCAACTAGTGATAGAAAATTAATTTCTAAAATCGAAGATGTGGTCTTTTCTGTTCCTGTTCAATCTATAAGACAGGTAATAGATGACTTCAGGCCATTTTTTAAAGAGTCTGTTAGAATTTTAAATCTTGGCAAGGGTATAGAAATAAGTACGTTAAAAAGGGTTTCTGAAATATTTAAGGAGCTCTTGCCTACCTCAAGGTATTCGGTCCTTTCAGGCCCGAATTTTGCTAGAGAAGTGGCTCTAAAGGAATTTTGTGCGACTGTTGTAGCATCAGAGCATGAAGATGAAAGCGAATATTGGCAAAAACTATTGATCTATCCATACTTTAGAGTGTATACTACAGATGATGTGGTGGGAGTTGAGATTTCGGGAGGATTGAAAAACGTGATTGCTATAGCTGCAGGAGTTGTTAAAGGTTTAAAATACGGCGATAATTCAAAAGCTGCTCTCATAACCAGGGGGTTAGCTGAGATTACAAGACTTGGTTTGAAACTGGGGGCAAGACAGGAGACTTTTTTTGGACTCTCTGGAGTTGGCGATCTCTTGTTAAGTTGCACCTCTTTTCAAAGTAGGAATTTTAGAGCTGGTGTGCTTCTTGCTGAGGGCTACTCTTTGGATGATATAAAGAAAAGGCTGGGCAGCATTATAGAGGGCATTTATACGTCTGAAGCAGCTTTTAAGTTATCTAAAAAATTAGGAGTTGATATGCCAATTGCTCAACAAGTTTTTGCAATTATAAATAAAGAAGCTTCTATAAAAGATGCAATTGATTTACTCACTTCTCGAAAGCCACTAAAAGAATTCTACTAA
- a CDS encoding glycosyltransferase family 9 protein: protein MTLPVFFELENLFPKAQFDILVGERSKEIFLTLPNVDEVFLYTSENRGIKGKIPLIKDISKKKYDLVIDLRHSILPIFVRSKQKIFTTFKPKIPGIHATEEHLRNIFHKDAENFKFDYSDKIIINNKTIIKFGDVLDRILGSVGIVPGATWQPKAYRIDGFVEASKMLRNKGLNLVLLGSSDEVGLCDEISKEVESLNLCGKTSLMDLFYIIKNLSALVTNDSGPMHIASLLNIPTVALFGPSDERRYRPWGKRYKVLMHKEICRECLYQGCDKGGKCMNLITPDEIVDATINLIGALI from the coding sequence ATGACTCTACCTGTCTTTTTTGAGCTTGAAAATCTCTTTCCAAAAGCTCAATTTGATATCCTAGTAGGCGAAAGGTCAAAGGAAATATTTTTAACCCTGCCAAACGTAGACGAAGTCTTTTTGTATACATCTGAAAACAGAGGCATAAAGGGTAAGATCCCTTTAATAAAGGATATTTCAAAAAAAAAATACGATCTTGTCATAGACCTCAGACACTCCATTCTGCCAATATTTGTGCGTTCCAAACAAAAAATATTCACAACCTTTAAGCCAAAAATCCCTGGAATTCATGCAACCGAAGAACATCTAAGAAATATCTTTCACAAAGATGCCGAAAACTTTAAATTCGATTACTCTGATAAGATTATAATTAACAATAAGACTATTATCAAGTTTGGTGATGTTCTTGACAGGATATTGGGTTCGGTTGGCATCGTGCCGGGCGCTACGTGGCAGCCTAAGGCATACAGAATTGATGGTTTTGTGGAGGCTTCAAAGATGTTGAGAAATAAAGGCTTAAATCTGGTTTTGCTCGGGTCAAGCGATGAAGTAGGCCTTTGTGATGAGATCTCGAAAGAGGTGGAATCGCTTAATCTTTGCGGAAAGACGAGCCTGATGGACTTGTTCTATATTATAAAAAATCTCTCAGCTCTTGTTACTAATGATTCAGGACCTATGCACATAGCATCTTTGCTAAATATTCCTACAGTTGCGCTCTTTGGGCCTTCTGACGAGAGAAGATATAGACCCTGGGGCAAAAGGTATAAGGTATTGATGCACAAAGAGATTTGCAGAGAGTGTCTTTATCAAGGGTGCGATAAAGGTGGAAAGTGTATGAACTTGATTACTCCTGATGAAATAGTTGATGCCACTATAAATCTTATTGGAGCTTTAATTTAA
- a CDS encoding DUF4127 family protein, whose protein sequence is MVSPREDSVIKRILSKSSLSRRDLLKILIISPLINKIYFSDFSIASSRSACYVPLDNRPPNFIYPKRLADILGIKLLIPPEDMLSERRKKASSQKILAFLVENWADCAIISADSMIFGGLVPSRETQMTQDDAIWYTKRLLSLKSSNIFDKVYLFKSLMRLMPTVLDEKELFYATKIEEIMKFSDEDIKNPVNFYERELLLTYVPPDILKDYITSRKINYFVDRMLIKNSEKVDLLVLAQDDSADRGIAYEEKKRLSMIATKNTKIVQGSDEIGMILVTRFGKNKDISLKTIFIPEDIEEEVMPLETVALGKNLLSQINLLNLKLKINEPDFYMVVFGKDEDKRTAFEKVKYLVNNKKNVAFADVSNMNMTDKNMFKLLLTSGLIFRLIAYAGWNTAANTTGCALSQAVSYLSGRNFKENFRFLIERIIYDYYYQNVIRPQINNILIQNNQSNFKMTEESIEIAKNIFFQYFPGISEEIRIFSPIKFDITDVRFSLPWARTFEANIEIDIKLI, encoded by the coding sequence ATGGTATCCCCAAGAGAAGACAGTGTTATAAAGAGAATTCTTTCGAAATCCTCTCTTTCTAGAAGGGATTTACTAAAGATACTTATAATATCACCTCTTATAAACAAGATATATTTTAGTGATTTTAGCATAGCTTCATCAAGAAGTGCATGTTATGTACCTCTGGACAACAGGCCGCCAAACTTTATCTATCCGAAAAGATTGGCAGATATTTTAGGAATAAAGTTACTTATTCCCCCAGAAGATATGCTTTCCGAAAGAAGAAAAAAGGCTTCTAGTCAGAAAATACTGGCATTTTTAGTAGAAAATTGGGCAGATTGTGCTATAATTAGCGCTGACTCAATGATATTCGGAGGCCTAGTCCCTTCAAGAGAGACCCAGATGACACAGGATGATGCCATATGGTACACAAAAAGGCTCCTTAGCCTAAAGAGTTCAAACATATTTGACAAAGTATATCTATTTAAATCTCTCATGAGGCTGATGCCTACCGTTTTAGATGAAAAAGAACTCTTCTATGCTACAAAGATAGAAGAAATAATGAAGTTTTCAGATGAAGATATTAAAAATCCTGTAAATTTCTATGAAAGAGAACTTCTTTTGACTTACGTTCCCCCAGACATATTGAAAGATTATATAACTTCAAGAAAGATTAATTATTTTGTAGATAGGATGTTAATAAAAAATTCTGAGAAAGTGGATCTTCTGGTACTTGCCCAGGATGACTCGGCTGATAGGGGTATAGCATACGAAGAGAAAAAGAGGCTGAGTATGATCGCTACAAAAAATACCAAGATAGTACAGGGTTCTGATGAGATAGGTATGATTCTTGTAACAAGGTTTGGAAAGAATAAAGACATAAGCTTGAAAACCATTTTTATCCCAGAAGATATAGAAGAAGAGGTGATGCCACTTGAAACGGTAGCTCTTGGGAAAAACCTTTTATCGCAGATAAACCTTTTAAACCTTAAACTAAAGATCAACGAGCCAGACTTTTATATGGTAGTCTTTGGCAAAGATGAAGATAAAAGAACAGCTTTTGAGAAGGTAAAATATCTTGTTAACAACAAAAAAAATGTGGCTTTTGCAGACGTGTCAAACATGAACATGACGGATAAAAACATGTTTAAACTTTTGCTCACAAGTGGTCTAATATTTAGGCTTATAGCTTACGCAGGCTGGAATACAGCGGCAAATACTACTGGATGCGCTCTTTCTCAAGCAGTTAGTTACCTTTCTGGCAGAAACTTTAAAGAAAATTTTAGATTTCTGATAGAGAGAATAATTTATGACTATTACTATCAAAACGTAATAAGGCCACAGATAAACAACATATTAATCCAAAACAACCAATCCAACTTCAAGATGACAGAGGAAAGTATTGAAATAGCAAAGAACATATTCTTCCAGTACTTCCCCGGAATTTCAGAAGAGATTAGGATATTCAGCCCAATAAAATTTGACATTACGGATGTAAGATTTTCTCTTCCATGGGCAAGAACCTTTGAGGCAAATATAGAAATAGATATAAAGCTAATTTAA